The following are encoded in a window of Scleropages formosus chromosome 7, fSclFor1.1, whole genome shotgun sequence genomic DNA:
- the riok3 gene encoding serine/threonine-protein kinase RIO3 isoform X1 gives MMDPIEVATEEKRPWGAPNAPCAPCSLADVMSEQLAKQLDEESRSFLSCPDAAAAAAATQPFVADDSDTSSDLMLAQMLQMEFDREFDTQLRREERKFNGDSKVSISFENYRKVHPYDDSDSSEDEVDWQDTRHDPYGPDKPVTTPRKGFTGKGKNITTKHDEDACGRKNTARMENFAPEVHIGDGIGMDLKLSNHVYNALKQHCYTEQRRSAKLHEKKEHSTAEQAVDPKTRLLMFKMVNAGILENINGCISTGKESVVFHADGGSLEDNPVPAECVLKVFKTTLNEFRNRDKYIKDDYRFKDRFSKLNPRKIIRMWAEKEMHNLSRMKKAGIPCPEVIILKKHILVMSFIGQDHVPAPKLKEVKLGTEDMMGAYYQVLNLMQQLYQECNLVHADLSEYNMLWHDGKVWLIDVSQSVEPTHPHGLEFLFRDCKNVSTFFQKAGVADVMNVYDLFNAVSGLQIKADNEADFIAQIESLEKMNEDHVQKHRKKTHTFEEGGGPPLPQDDD, from the exons ATGATGGATCCCATAGAAGTCGCTACCGAAGAAAAG CGTCCGTGGGGGGCTCCGAACGCACCATGCGCGCCCTGCTCCCTGGCCGATGTTATGAGCGAGCAACTGGCTAAGCAGCTGGACGAGGAGTCGCGTTCCTTCCTCAGCTGCCCAGA cgccgccgccgccgccgccgccactcAGCCCTTCGTCGCCGACGACTCGGACACCTCCAGTGACCTGATGCTGGCGCAGATGCTGCAGATGGAGTTCGACCGGGAATTCGACACGCAGCTGCGCAGGGAGGAGAGGAAGTTCAATGGGGACAGTAAAG TATCCATCTCCTTTGAGAACTACCGGAAGGTTCACCCCTACGATGACAGTGACAGCTCTGAAGACGAAGTGGACTGGCAGGACACTCGCCATGACCCTTATGGACCAG ataagCCTGTGACCACCCCAAGAAAAGGCTTTACTGGAAAAGGCAAGAACATTACTACCAAGCATGATGAAGATGCATGTGGCAGGAAAAACACAGCACGTATGGAGAAT TTTGCTCCAGAAGTTCACATTGGAGATGGTATTGGGATGGACCTAAAGCTCTCAAATCATGTCTACAATGCCTTGAAGCAGCACTGCTACACTGAGCAACGTCGGAGTGCTAAATTGCACGAGAAAAAGGAGCACTCCACTGCG GAACAAGCTGTTGACCCCAAGACCCGTCTGCTGATGTTTAAGATGGTCAATGCTGGCATCCTGGAGAATATCAATGGATGCATTAGCACTGGGAAAGAGTCCGTTGTCTTTCATGCCGATGGAGGAAG ccTGGAAGACAACCCTGTCCCAGCAGAGTGTGTACTAAAGGTTTTTAAGACCACCCTGAACGAGTTCCGCAATCGGGATAAGTACATCAAGGATGACTACCGCTTCAAGGACCGTTTCAGCAAACTGAATCCCCGCAAGATCATTCGCATGTGGGCAGAGAAAGAAATGCATAACTTGTCAAG GATGAAAAAGGCTGGAATTCCTTGTCCAGAAGTGATCATTCTCAAGAAGCACATTTTGGTCATGTCTTTCATTGGACAAGATCATGTGCCAGCACCCAAACTGAAAGAAGTGAAACTGGGAACTGAGGACATGATGGGAGCTTACTACCAGGTGTTAAAT TTGATGCAGCAGCTGTACCAAGAATGCAACTTAGTTCATGCTGACTTGAGTGAATACAACATGCTATGGCATGATGGAAAA GTATGGCTAATTGACGTTAGCCAGTCTGTGGAGCCCACCCACCCCCATGGGCTGGAATTCTTGTTTCGAGATTGCAAGAATGTGTCCACA TTCTTTCAAAAAGCAGGTGTGGCTGATGTGATGAATGTTTATGACCTCTTCAATGCTGTGTCAGGACTCCAAATAAAAGCTGATAACGAGGCAGATTTTATAGCACAG ATTGAATCTTTGGAGAAGATGAATGAGGACCATGtgcaaaagcacagaaaaaagaCCCATACATTTGAGGAAGGTGGAGGGCCACCTCTACCCCAAGACGATGATTAG
- the riok3 gene encoding serine/threonine-protein kinase RIO3 isoform X2 has protein sequence MMDPIEVATEEKRPWGAPNAPCAPCSLADVMSEQLAKQLDEESRSFLSCPDAAAAAATQPFVADDSDTSSDLMLAQMLQMEFDREFDTQLRREERKFNGDSKVSISFENYRKVHPYDDSDSSEDEVDWQDTRHDPYGPDKPVTTPRKGFTGKGKNITTKHDEDACGRKNTARMENFAPEVHIGDGIGMDLKLSNHVYNALKQHCYTEQRRSAKLHEKKEHSTAEQAVDPKTRLLMFKMVNAGILENINGCISTGKESVVFHADGGSLEDNPVPAECVLKVFKTTLNEFRNRDKYIKDDYRFKDRFSKLNPRKIIRMWAEKEMHNLSRMKKAGIPCPEVIILKKHILVMSFIGQDHVPAPKLKEVKLGTEDMMGAYYQVLNLMQQLYQECNLVHADLSEYNMLWHDGKVWLIDVSQSVEPTHPHGLEFLFRDCKNVSTFFQKAGVADVMNVYDLFNAVSGLQIKADNEADFIAQIESLEKMNEDHVQKHRKKTHTFEEGGGPPLPQDDD, from the exons ATGATGGATCCCATAGAAGTCGCTACCGAAGAAAAG CGTCCGTGGGGGGCTCCGAACGCACCATGCGCGCCCTGCTCCCTGGCCGATGTTATGAGCGAGCAACTGGCTAAGCAGCTGGACGAGGAGTCGCGTTCCTTCCTCAGCTGCCCAGA cgccgccgccgccgccgccactcAGCCCTTCGTCGCCGACGACTCGGACACCTCCAGTGACCTGATGCTGGCGCAGATGCTGCAGATGGAGTTCGACCGGGAATTCGACACGCAGCTGCGCAGGGAGGAGAGGAAGTTCAATGGGGACAGTAAAG TATCCATCTCCTTTGAGAACTACCGGAAGGTTCACCCCTACGATGACAGTGACAGCTCTGAAGACGAAGTGGACTGGCAGGACACTCGCCATGACCCTTATGGACCAG ataagCCTGTGACCACCCCAAGAAAAGGCTTTACTGGAAAAGGCAAGAACATTACTACCAAGCATGATGAAGATGCATGTGGCAGGAAAAACACAGCACGTATGGAGAAT TTTGCTCCAGAAGTTCACATTGGAGATGGTATTGGGATGGACCTAAAGCTCTCAAATCATGTCTACAATGCCTTGAAGCAGCACTGCTACACTGAGCAACGTCGGAGTGCTAAATTGCACGAGAAAAAGGAGCACTCCACTGCG GAACAAGCTGTTGACCCCAAGACCCGTCTGCTGATGTTTAAGATGGTCAATGCTGGCATCCTGGAGAATATCAATGGATGCATTAGCACTGGGAAAGAGTCCGTTGTCTTTCATGCCGATGGAGGAAG ccTGGAAGACAACCCTGTCCCAGCAGAGTGTGTACTAAAGGTTTTTAAGACCACCCTGAACGAGTTCCGCAATCGGGATAAGTACATCAAGGATGACTACCGCTTCAAGGACCGTTTCAGCAAACTGAATCCCCGCAAGATCATTCGCATGTGGGCAGAGAAAGAAATGCATAACTTGTCAAG GATGAAAAAGGCTGGAATTCCTTGTCCAGAAGTGATCATTCTCAAGAAGCACATTTTGGTCATGTCTTTCATTGGACAAGATCATGTGCCAGCACCCAAACTGAAAGAAGTGAAACTGGGAACTGAGGACATGATGGGAGCTTACTACCAGGTGTTAAAT TTGATGCAGCAGCTGTACCAAGAATGCAACTTAGTTCATGCTGACTTGAGTGAATACAACATGCTATGGCATGATGGAAAA GTATGGCTAATTGACGTTAGCCAGTCTGTGGAGCCCACCCACCCCCATGGGCTGGAATTCTTGTTTCGAGATTGCAAGAATGTGTCCACA TTCTTTCAAAAAGCAGGTGTGGCTGATGTGATGAATGTTTATGACCTCTTCAATGCTGTGTCAGGACTCCAAATAAAAGCTGATAACGAGGCAGATTTTATAGCACAG ATTGAATCTTTGGAGAAGATGAATGAGGACCATGtgcaaaagcacagaaaaaagaCCCATACATTTGAGGAAGGTGGAGGGCCACCTCTACCCCAAGACGATGATTAG